One genomic region from Clostridium saccharobutylicum DSM 13864 encodes:
- the thrB gene encoding homoserine kinase codes for MIKVRVPATSANMGPGFDSLGIALTLYNEFEFRELDNGLKFNGMPEEFCNEKNIIYQAMKHCFDKAGYKIKGLEISEIKQDVPVSRGLGSSSTCIVGGLVGANEILGGKFSEEELLDMAVEIEGHPDNVAPALLGGMVVSITEENKTFYDKVNIKNGLKFVSIVPNFRLSTEKARSVLPKEISMKDGVYNVSRAALMVACLSSGRYELIKYACKDAFHQNYRSKLIPGFEEVYNKSYELGALGCYLSGAGPTIMALIDENNERFSNKLGEFLREEGLEWDILELSLDDAGATIIEGMS; via the coding sequence ATGATTAAAGTTAGAGTGCCAGCTACATCAGCAAATATGGGACCTGGATTTGATTCATTGGGAATAGCATTAACTTTATATAATGAGTTTGAATTCAGAGAATTAGATAATGGCTTAAAATTTAATGGAATGCCAGAAGAATTTTGTAATGAAAAAAATATAATTTATCAAGCAATGAAACATTGTTTTGATAAAGCGGGCTATAAAATAAAAGGATTAGAAATAAGTGAAATTAAACAAGATGTACCAGTATCAAGAGGTCTTGGAAGTAGCTCTACATGTATAGTTGGGGGACTAGTTGGAGCTAATGAAATTCTAGGTGGAAAATTTTCAGAAGAAGAATTATTAGATATGGCTGTGGAAATTGAAGGTCATCCTGATAATGTTGCACCAGCGCTACTTGGTGGCATGGTTGTTTCAATAACCGAAGAAAACAAGACTTTTTATGATAAGGTAAATATAAAAAATGGATTAAAGTTTGTAAGCATAGTGCCAAACTTTAGACTATCTACAGAAAAAGCGAGAAGTGTACTGCCAAAAGAGATAAGCATGAAAGATGGGGTCTATAATGTTTCAAGAGCAGCTCTTATGGTAGCATGTCTTAGCAGTGGTAGATATGAGTTAATAAAATATGCATGTAAAGATGCCTTTCACCAAAATTACAGGAGTAAATTAATTCCTGGTTTTGAAGAGGTGTATAATAAGAGCTATGAACTTGGAGCTTTAGGCTGCTATTTAAGCGGAGCAGGTCCAACAATTATGGCACTTATCGACGAAAACAATGAGCGCTTTAGCAATAAGCTTGGGGAATTTTTAAGAGAAGAAGGATTGGAATGGGATATATTAGAATTATCTTTAGATGATGCGGGGGCAACCATTATAGAAGGTATGAGCTAA
- the thrC gene encoding threonine synthase: MKFRSTRGLEKNVSSANAIINGISKDGGLYVPDEFPKIYDELKNNTNIKYEDLAFKVINEYFTDIDDAELMGAINDAYNDRFDVKVKNNFLELYHGPTCAFKDAALLFLPQVMKRAKKICDVKEDITILTATSGDTGKAALEGFAKVEGFKVVVYYPKNGVSAIQERQMSSQQGDNVKVIGIRGNFDDAQTGVKEIFGDNKFREKLVEKGFVLSSANSINIGRLVPQIVYYFYGYFNLINQGVIKKDELINVVVPTGNFGNILAGYYAKQMGLPIDKFICASNENKVLTDFFETGVYDKKRELVLTESPSMDILVSSNLERLLYEASGRDTEVVSELMKDLNTKGVYEVNEKIRSFVKEFYGNFANTKEVYDAIKEVYERDNYLMDTHTAVAYVVKNKYVKETKDDKPALILSTASPYKFPRSICNALNIDVEGINDFKVLEKLSNETKTEIPSSLSKLETAKVLHDEVWDKSEMRDALLSFLNA, from the coding sequence ATGAAGTTTAGAAGTACTAGGGGTCTAGAAAAAAATGTATCTTCGGCAAATGCAATAATTAATGGAATTTCAAAGGATGGCGGGCTATATGTTCCTGATGAATTTCCTAAAATTTATGATGAATTAAAAAATAATACTAATATTAAGTATGAAGACTTAGCATTCAAAGTTATAAATGAATATTTTACAGATATTGATGATGCAGAGTTAATGGGGGCAATTAATGATGCATATAATGACAGATTTGATGTTAAAGTTAAAAATAATTTCTTAGAATTATATCATGGACCAACATGTGCATTTAAAGATGCAGCATTATTATTTTTACCACAGGTTATGAAGAGAGCTAAAAAAATTTGTGATGTTAAAGAAGATATAACAATACTTACTGCAACATCAGGAGATACAGGAAAAGCTGCACTTGAAGGCTTTGCAAAAGTTGAAGGTTTCAAAGTTGTAGTTTACTATCCTAAAAATGGAGTAAGTGCAATCCAAGAAAGACAAATGTCAAGTCAACAAGGAGACAATGTTAAGGTCATTGGAATAAGGGGCAATTTTGATGATGCACAAACAGGAGTAAAAGAAATCTTTGGGGATAATAAATTCAGAGAAAAATTAGTTGAAAAAGGATTTGTTTTATCATCTGCAAATTCTATTAACATTGGAAGACTTGTACCTCAAATAGTGTATTATTTTTATGGATATTTTAACTTAATAAATCAAGGGGTTATAAAAAAGGATGAACTTATAAATGTAGTAGTTCCAACTGGAAACTTTGGGAACATATTAGCAGGCTATTATGCTAAACAAATGGGATTACCTATTGATAAATTTATTTGTGCATCAAATGAAAATAAAGTATTAACAGACTTCTTCGAAACTGGGGTATATGATAAGAAGAGAGAACTTGTTTTAACAGAATCACCTTCAATGGATATACTTGTTTCATCAAATCTTGAAAGATTATTATATGAAGCAAGTGGAAGAGACACTGAAGTTGTTAGTGAATTAATGAAGGATTTAAATACTAAGGGTGTTTACGAAGTTAATGAAAAAATTAGAAGTTTCGTAAAAGAATTCTATGGAAACTTTGCTAATACTAAAGAAGTATATGATGCAATAAAAGAAGTTTATGAAAGAGACAATTACTTAATGGATACTCATACAGCTGTGGCATATGTAGTTAAAAATAAATATGTAAAAGAAACTAAAGATGATAAACCAGCTTTAATTCTTTCAACAGCAAGTCCATATAAATTCCCAAGAAGTATTTGTAATGCACTTAACATTGATGTAGAAGGAATAAACGATTTTAAAGTGTTAGAAAAATTATCAAATGAAACAAAGACAGAAATACCAAGCAGCTTAAGTAAATTAGAAACTGCTAAGGTATTACATGATGAAGTTTGGGATAAGTCTGAGATGAGAGATGCTCTACTTTCATTCTTAAACGCATAA
- a CDS encoding DUF6414 family protein, whose product MDNLFDVLVYLDENLVRNLSSLVLTGYIETTTLTQSFDRTLSAGIRDGDKNENFNQGIYTKTEREGYKDKNSQQSNNALINYHVDRDFDAKQCVKEERQVKTTYTTFVLNGNLINHLNKNNQLHHKDETDIENNNVYTGDLIEIEGTITNECILTYIDTLTNLLNIFGCEYLNSLLGKKETKINFSMFLKMLTYLQDILKCNNTLDLIMKTGNGTVILTVNKDNFMNGQCNIFDKINCHCKVVGKVIKTCSAESDTISLLRKTGQEKFYENFFKKCEPLLECLTKNDIVIPQCPKLRLEQCAIQIMPFNIYM is encoded by the coding sequence ATGGACAATCTTTTTGATGTACTTGTTTATTTAGATGAAAATTTAGTTAGAAATCTATCTTCATTAGTATTAACAGGATATATAGAAACCACAACTTTAACTCAATCATTTGATAGAACTTTGTCTGCAGGAATAAGAGATGGAGATAAGAATGAAAATTTTAATCAAGGAATTTATACTAAAACTGAAAGAGAAGGCTATAAGGATAAGAATAGCCAACAGTCTAATAATGCTTTGATTAATTATCATGTAGATAGAGATTTTGATGCAAAACAATGCGTAAAAGAAGAAAGACAGGTAAAAACAACATATACAACATTTGTTTTAAATGGAAATCTAATAAATCATCTTAATAAAAACAACCAATTACATCATAAAGATGAAACAGATATAGAAAATAATAATGTCTATACGGGTGATTTAATAGAAATTGAAGGAACAATTACTAATGAATGCATTTTAACATATATTGATACATTAACAAATTTGCTTAATATTTTTGGATGTGAATACTTAAATAGCTTATTAGGCAAAAAAGAGACTAAGATTAATTTTTCTATGTTTTTAAAGATGCTAACATATTTACAAGATATTTTAAAATGTAATAATACATTGGATTTGATAATGAAGACTGGGAATGGAACAGTAATTTTAACTGTAAATAAAGATAATTTTATGAATGGACAGTGTAATATTTTTGATAAGATAAATTGTCATTGTAAGGTTGTTGGCAAAGTAATTAAAACTTGTAGTGCTGAAAGTGATACAATAAGTCTTCTTAGAAAAACAGGACAAGAGAAGTTTTATGAAAATTTTTTTAAAAAATGCGAACCGCTTTTAGAATGCTTGACAAAGAATGACATTGTTATACCACAATGTCCTAAATTGAGACTTGAACAATGTGCTATACAAATAATGCCGTTTAATATTTATATGTAA